In Sebastes fasciatus isolate fSebFas1 chromosome 15, fSebFas1.pri, whole genome shotgun sequence, a genomic segment contains:
- the LOC141783434 gene encoding interferon alpha-inducible protein 27, mitochondrial-like isoform X2 produces MVPIKTVAAIVAVGFVVLAPAALGVAGFGSGGIAAGSLGAKMMSVAAVANGGGVAAGGVVATLQAAGAAGLSGIATGVVAGTGATVGWLTSFFR; encoded by the exons ATGGTTCCTATTA AGACCGTCGCCGCCATTGTAGCAG TAGGTTTTGTGGTCCTGGCCCCAGCTGCTCTGGGAGTAGCAGGTTTCGGCTCAGGTGGAATAGCAGCAGGCTCCCTTGGTGCTAAGATGATGTCGGTTGCTGCAGTTGCTAACGGAGGAGGAGTGGCAGCTGGAGGTGTGGTGGCCACTCTGCAGGCAGCAG GTGCAGCTGGTCTGTCAGGAATTGCCACTGGAGTTGTGGCAGGCACCGGAGCAACAGTGGGATGGCTGACTAGCTTCTTCCGCTGA
- the LOC141783431 gene encoding interferon alpha-inducible protein 27-like protein 2A isoform X2, with translation MDPKTAVAIGVGASAGAIVAAVGVPIVLGAIGFTSAGIAAGSYAAGMMSTAAVANGGGVVAGGLVATLQALGAAGLSGAATAVVTGTGAVVGWLVSFIRGKKDKQR, from the exons agACAGCTGTCGCCATTGGAGTAGGAGCAAGTGCAGGAGCAA TAGTGGCTGCTGTCGGGGTTCCTATAGTTCTGGGGGCCATAGGTTTCACCTCAGCTGGAATAGCAGCAGGCTCCTATGCTGCTGGCATGATGTCGACTGCTGCAGTTGCTAACGGAGGAGGAGTGGTAGCTGGAGGTCTGGTGGCTACTCTGCAGGCATTAG gtgcagctggtCTGTCAGGAGCTGCCACTGCAGTTGTAACAGGCACTGGAGCGGTAGTGGGATGGCTGGTCAGCTTCATCCGtggaaaaaaagataaacaaagataa
- the LOC141783434 gene encoding interferon alpha-inducible protein 27, mitochondrial-like isoform X1, whose product MVPIKTVAAIVAGAVGFVVLAPAALGVAGFGSGGIAAGSLGAKMMSVAAVANGGGVAAGGVVATLQAAGAAGLSGIATGVVAGTGATVGWLTSFFR is encoded by the exons ATGGTTCCTATTA AGACCGTCGCCGCCATTGTAGCAGGTGCAG TAGGTTTTGTGGTCCTGGCCCCAGCTGCTCTGGGAGTAGCAGGTTTCGGCTCAGGTGGAATAGCAGCAGGCTCCCTTGGTGCTAAGATGATGTCGGTTGCTGCAGTTGCTAACGGAGGAGGAGTGGCAGCTGGAGGTGTGGTGGCCACTCTGCAGGCAGCAG GTGCAGCTGGTCTGTCAGGAATTGCCACTGGAGTTGTGGCAGGCACCGGAGCAACAGTGGGATGGCTGACTAGCTTCTTCCGCTGA